In the Passer domesticus isolate bPasDom1 chromosome 4, bPasDom1.hap1, whole genome shotgun sequence genome, one interval contains:
- the NAT8 gene encoding N-acetyltransferase 8, with translation MASFRIRQYQEQDYEAVRALFARGILEHAPAAFRHVLRAARVRLALLAVFVAARAAAGSWPLGLGAVALALVLLWVLVRSLCTDYVREALGTDLCDVPGAYLRPPDCRFWVAEEGGAVAGMVAAVPAGRGELELKRLSVSREQRGRGLARALCREVLAFARARGYGAVVLSTSMVQVAAQRLYEGQGFRRVGTSYPSLLGTFLNFQMFHYRCDLGDGTK, from the coding sequence ATGGCGTCGTTCCGCATCCGGCAGTACCAGGAGCAGGACTACGAGGCCGTGCGGGCGCTGTTCGCCCGCGGCATCCTGGAGCACGCCCCGGCCGCCTTCCGGCACGTGCTGCGGGCGGCGCGGGTGCGCCTGGCGCTGCTGGCCGTCTTCGTGGCGGCGAGGGCGGCCGCGGGCTCCTGGCCGCTGGGGCTGGGCGCGGTGGCGCTGGCGctggtgctgctctgggtgctggtGCGCTCGCTGTGCACCGACTACGTGCGCGAGGCGCTGGGCACCGACCTGTGCGACGTGCCCGGCGCCTACCTGCGCCCGCCCGACTGCCGCTTCTGGGTGGCCGAGGAGGGCGGCGCCGTGGCGGGCATGGTGGCGGCGGTGCCCGCGGGCCGCGGCGAGCTGGAGCTGAAGAGGCTGTCGGTGAGCCGGGAGCAGCGGGGCCGCGGGTTGGCGCGGGCGCTGTGCCGGGAGGTGCTGGCGTTCGCCCGCGCCCGCGGCTACGGCGCCGTGGTGCTCAGCACCTCCATGGTGCAGGTGGCGGCGCAGCGGCTCTACGAGGGGCAGGGCTTCCGCAGGGTGGGCACCTCGTACCCCTCGCTGCTGGGCACCTTCCTGAACTTCCAGATGTTTCACTACCGCTGCGATTTGGGGGATGGCACTAAGTAG